Proteins encoded together in one Pseudorca crassidens isolate mPseCra1 chromosome 17, mPseCra1.hap1, whole genome shotgun sequence window:
- the VCPIP1 gene encoding deubiquitinating protein VCPIP1 codes for MSQPPPPPPLPPPPPPPEAPQTPPSLAATAAAAPGVLSKRRDRRILSGSCPDPKCQARLFFPASGSVSIECTECGQRHEQQQLLGVEEVTDPDVVLHNLLRNALLGVTGAPKKNTELVKVMGLSNYHCKLLSPILARYGMDKQTGRAKLLRDMNQGELFDCALLGDRAFLIEPEHVNTVGYGKDRSGSLLYLHDTLEDIKRANKSQECLIPVHVDGDGHCLVHAVSRALVGRELFWHALRENLKQHFQQHLARYQALFHDFIDAAEWEDIINECDPLFVPPEGVPLGLRNIHIFGLANVLHRPIILLDSLSGMRSSGDYSATFLPGLIPAEKCTGRDGHLNKPICIAWSSSGRNHYIPLVGIKGAALPKLPMNLLPKAWGVPQDLIKKYIKLEEDGGCVIGGDRSLQDKYLLRLVAAMEEVFMDIHGIHPSLVADVHQYFYRRTGVIGVQPEEVTAAAKKAVMDNRLHKCLLCGALSELHVPPEWLAPGGKLYNLAKSTHGQLRPDKNYSFPLNNLVCSYDSVKDVLVPDYGLSNLTACNWCHGTSVRRVRGDGSIVYLDGDRTNARSTGGKCGCGFKHFWDGKEYDNLPEAFPITLEWGGRVVRETVYWFQYESDASLNSNVYDVAMKLVTKHFPGEFGSEILVQKVVHTILHQTAKKNPDDYTPVNIDGAHAQRVGDVQGQESESQLPTKIILTGQKTKTLHKEELNMSKTERTIQQNITEQASVMQKRKTEKLKQEQKGQPRTVSPSTVRDGPSSAPATPTKAPYSPTTSKEKKIRITTNDGRQSMVTLKSSTTFFELQESIAREFNIPPYLQCIRYGFPPKELMPPQAGMEKEPVPLQHGDRITIEILKSKAEGSQSAATHSAHTVKQEESAVTGKLSSKELQEQADKEMYSLCLLATLMGEDVWSYAKGLPHMFQQGGVFYNIMKKTMGMADGKHCTFPHLPGKTFVYNASEDRLELCVDAAGHFPIGPDVEDLVKEAVSQVRAEATTRSRESSPSHGLLKLGSGGVVKKKSEQLHNVTAFQGKGHSLGTASSTPHLEPRARETPVVRKQTTGTHFSSSIKTEPSVFTAAPSNSELIRIAPGVVTMRDSRQLDPDMVEAQRKKLQEMVSSIQASMDKHLRDQSTEQSLSDLPQRNVEVVSPSVKSGSLQTGLPESFSLTGGTENLNTETTDGCVAEALGAALATRSKAQKGNSVEEPEEMDSQDAEMTNTTEPMDHS; via the exons ATGTctcagccgccgccgccgcctccgctgccgccgccgcctcctcccccAGAGGCTCCGCAGACTCCGCCGTCTCtggcggcgacggcggcggctGCTCCGGGAGTGCTCTCGAAGCGGAGAGACCGGAGAATCCTCTCCGGGAGCTGCCCGGATCCGAAGTGCCAGGCGCGTCTGTTCTTCCCGGCCTCCGGTTCTGTCAGCATCGAGTGTACCGAGTGCGGACAGCGGCACGAGCAGCAACAgctgctgggggtggaggaggtgaCCGACCCGGACGTAGTGCTGCACAACCTGCTGCGGAACGCGCTGCTCGGGGTGACAGGGGCACCCAAGAAAAACACGGAATTGGTAAAGGTGATGGGCCTTTCCAACTACCACTGCAAGTTGCTGTCGCCCATCTTAGCTCGCTACGGAATGGACAAGCAGACAGGCCGGGCTAAGCTTCTCCGGGACATGAACCAGGGCGAGCTGTTCGATTGCGCTTTACTGGGGGACCGCGCCTTCCTCATCGAACCAGAGCATGTGAACACGGTGGGCTATGGCAAGGACCGCTCCGGAAGCCTCCTGTATTTGCATGACACGCTTGAGGACATCAAGCGGGCCAATAAGAGTCAGGAATGCCTCATTCCAGTGCATGTGGACGGGGATGGACACTGCCTGGTGCATGCTGTGTCCCGGGCTCTAGTAGGCCGGGAGCTCTTCTGGCATGCCTTGAGAGAGAATCTTAAACAGCACTTTCAGCAGCACCTGGCCCGATATCAAGCCCTGTTCCATGACTTCATTGATGCCGCTGAGTGGGAGGACATTATCAATGAGTGTGACCCTCTGTTTGTACCACCTGAGGGTGTTCCCTTGGGCCTGAGGAACATCCACATATTTGGCCTTGCCAATGTGCTGCATCGCCCGATTATTCTGTTAGATTCACTCAGTGGCATGCGAAGCTCTGGTGATTATTCAGCCACCTTTCTGCCAGGCCTTATCCCTGCAGAGAAGTGCACTGGGAGAGATGGTCATTTGAACAAACCCATCTGTATTGCCTGGAGTAGCTCTGGTAGAAACCATTATATCCCCTTGGTAGGCATAAAAGGGGCTGCTTTGCCCAAACTGCCTATGAATTTGCTTCCTAAAGCATGGGGTGTGCCTCAGGACCTCATTAAGAAGTACATCAAACTTGAGGAGGACGGTGGTTGTGTTATTGGAGGAGACAGAAGTTTGCAGGATAAATACTTACTTAGGCTTGTTGCTGCTATGGAAGAAGTCTTTATGGACATACATGGTATCCATCCTAGTTTGGTGGCTGATGTCCATCAGTATTTCTACAGGAGGACAGGGGTGATAGGAGTTCAGCCTGAAGAAGTCACAGCAGCTGCTAAAAAAGCAGTAATGGATAATCGCCTTCACAAATGTTTGCTCTGTGGTGCCCTTTCTGAACTTCATGTTCCTCCAGAGTGGTTGGCTCCGGGAGGGAAACTGTATAACCTGGCAAAAAGTACTCATGGACAGCTGAGGCCTGACAAAAATTATAGCTTTCCCTTGAACAATTTGGTTTGCTCATATGATTCAGTGAAAGATGTTCTGGTACCAGACTACGGATTGAGTAACCTGACAGCTTGTAATTGGTGCCATGGCACATCTGTGCGAAGAGTCAGAGGAGATGGGTCTATTGTGTATTTGGATGGGGACAGAACTAATGCTAGGTCCACTGGTGGCAAATGTGGTTGTGGATTCAAACATTTTTGGGATGGTAAAGAGTATGACAATCTACCAGAAGCTTTTCCTATTACTTTGGAATGGGGTGGAAGAGTGGTCAGAGAAACAGTATATTGGTTCCAGTATGAAAGTGATGCATCTTTGAATAGTAATGTTTACGATGTTGCCATGAAACTTGTTACCAAGCACTTTCCAGGTGAATTTGGGAGTGAAATCCTGGTTCAGAAAGTTGTCCACACTATATTGCATCAGACTGCCAAAAAGAATCCTGATGATTATACTCCTGTAAATATAGATGGTGCTCATGCCCAAAGAGTTGGAGACGTACAAGGACAAGAGTCGGAGTCCCAGCTCCCAACTAAAATTATTCTTACcggacagaaaacaaaaactttgcACAAGGAGGAGTTAAACATGAGTAAGACTGAAAGAACTATTCAACAGAATATTACGGAACAGGCTTCTGTAATGCAGAAACGAaaaacagagaagttaaaacaagaacaaaagggGCAGCCCAGGACTGTTTCTCCCAGTACCGTTCGTGATGGTCCTTCCTCTGCACCTGCCACCCCTACCAAGGCTCCCTATTCACCAACCACTTCTAAGGAGAAGAAGATCCGAATAACAACTAATGATGGACGACAGTCCATGGTTACACTTAAGTCTTCAACAACGTTTTTTGAACTTCAGGAAAGCATAGCCAGAGAATTCAACATTCCTCCATATTTACAGTGTATTCGATATGGCTTTCCTCCTAAAGAGTTAATGCCACCCCAGGCAGGAATGGAAAAGGAGCCAGTTCCTTTACAACATGGTGACAGAATTACAATAGAGATTCTAAAAAGTAAAGCCGAAGGGAGTCAGTCTGCAGCAACACACTCGGCCCACACTGTGAAACAAGAAGAGAGTGCTGTCACTGGTAAACTGTCATCTAAGGAACTTCAGGAGCAAGCTGACAAAGAAATGTACTCCTTGTGTCTTTTAGCAACGTTAATGG gaGAAGATGTATGGTCTTATGCAAAGGGGCTTCCTCACATGTTCCAGCAGGGTGGCGTATTCTACAATATTATGAAGAAAACCATGG GTATGGCTGATGGCAAGCATTGCACTTTTCCACATCTGCCTGGCAAAACCTTTGTCTATAATGCTTCTGAAGATAGGCTGGAGTTGTGTGTGGATGCTGCAGGACATTTCCCCATCGGTCCTGATGTTGAAGATTTAGTCAAAGAGGCTGTAAGTCAGGTTCGAGCAGAGGCTACGACAAGAAGTAGGGAGTCAAGTCCCTCACATGGGTTATTAAAACTAGGTAGTGGTGGAGTAGTGAAAAAGAAATCCGAGCAGCTTCATAATGTGACTGCCTTTCAGGGAAAAGGGCATTCTCTAGGAACTGCATCCAGTACCCCACACCTTGAGCCAAGAGCTAGGGAAACTCCAGTTGTAAGGAAGCAGACCACAGGGACACACTTTAGTAGTTCCATTAAAACAGAGCCTTCTGTATTCACAGCTGCTCCTAGTAACAGTGAGCTTATTCGAATAGCTCCTGGAGTAGTTACAATGAGAGACAGCAGGCAGCTTGATCCTGATATGGTTGAGGCCCAGCGAAAAAAATTGCAGGAAATGGTTTCTTCTATTCAGGCGTCGATGGACAAGCACTTGCGGGATCAAAGTACAGAGCAGTCACTGTCTGATCTTCCTCAAAGGAACGTCGAAGTTGTGAGTCCTTCTGTGAAGTCTGGGAGTCTTCAGACTGGCTTACCTGAATCTTTTTCTCTAACTGGTGGCACTGAAAATTTGAACACGGAAACAACTGATGGCTGTGTGGCAGAGGCACTGGGAGCAGCACTTGCTACAAGGTCAAAAGCACAAAAGGGAAATTCCGTGGAGGAGCCTGAAGAGATGGATAGTCAAGATGCTGAGATGACAAACACAACTGAGCCAATGGATCACTCTTGA